The proteins below come from a single Leifsonia sp. 1010 genomic window:
- a CDS encoding alpha-ketoacid dehydrogenase subunit beta, with product MVKALNAGLRRALADDPRVILMGEDIGPLGGVFRVTEGLQKEFGPQRVMDTPLAEAGIIGTAIGLAMRGYRPVVEIQFNGFVFPGFDQITTQLAKMTNRHSGRVPFPVVIRIPHGGHIGAVEHHQEAPEAYFAHTAGLRVVAPSTPHDAYWMIQEAIRSDDPVVFFEPMSRYWPKGEVDLVENPMPLHASRVVRAGTDATIVAWAGMVSVALRAAELAAEEGRSLEVIDLRSLSPVDYGPVIASVQKTGRLIIAQEAPSNVSVGSEVAATVAEKAFYSLEAPVMRVAGFDVPFPPAKLEELYLPDADRILEAVDRALAY from the coding sequence ATGGTGAAGGCGCTGAACGCGGGTCTGCGCCGAGCGCTCGCCGACGATCCACGCGTCATCCTGATGGGCGAGGACATCGGCCCGCTGGGCGGCGTCTTCCGCGTCACGGAGGGGCTGCAGAAGGAGTTCGGGCCGCAACGGGTGATGGACACGCCGCTCGCCGAGGCCGGCATCATCGGAACGGCGATCGGCCTCGCTATGCGTGGATACCGTCCGGTCGTCGAGATCCAGTTCAACGGCTTCGTCTTCCCCGGCTTCGACCAGATCACGACGCAGCTCGCGAAGATGACCAACCGCCACAGCGGCCGCGTCCCGTTCCCTGTCGTCATCCGGATCCCGCACGGCGGACACATCGGGGCCGTCGAGCACCACCAGGAGGCTCCCGAGGCGTACTTCGCGCACACCGCAGGTCTGCGCGTGGTCGCCCCGTCCACGCCGCACGACGCCTACTGGATGATCCAGGAGGCGATCCGCTCCGACGACCCCGTCGTCTTCTTCGAGCCGATGAGCCGCTACTGGCCGAAGGGCGAAGTCGACCTGGTCGAGAACCCCATGCCGCTGCACGCCAGCCGGGTCGTCCGAGCCGGAACGGACGCGACCATCGTCGCGTGGGCCGGCATGGTGAGCGTCGCACTGCGTGCCGCCGAACTCGCCGCCGAGGAGGGCCGGAGCCTCGAGGTCATCGACCTCCGCTCCCTCTCGCCCGTCGACTACGGTCCGGTGATCGCATCCGTGCAGAAGACCGGCCGACTGATCATCGCGCAGGAGGCGCCGAGCAACGTGTCGGTGGGTTCCGAGGTCGCGGCGACCGTCGCCGAGAAGGCCTTCTACTCGCTGGAGGCGCCCGTCATGCGCGTCGCCGGCTTCGACGTCCCCTTCCCGCCGGCGAAGCTCGAGGAGCTCTACCTCCCCGACGCCGACCGCATCCTCGAGGCCGTCGACCGGGCGCTCGCCTACTGA
- the pdhA gene encoding pyruvate dehydrogenase (acetyl-transferring) E1 component subunit alpha has product MVATNEIPRPANTVQLLTADGRFQPSETSAEYLPYLERLDENDYRRFYRDMVRVRALDHEAANLQRQGQLGLWVPSEGQEGAQVGSAHAAKPQDHLFPSYREHAVGMVRGIDPIGIIGLLRGTTHGGWDPTDPAVGNFHLYTLVIGSQTLHATGYAMGMKLDGKVGTGDPSKDEASIVYFGDGATSQGDVNEAYVFAASYQTPQVFFLQNNHWAISVPVSTQSRTPLYLRSSGFGIPGVQIDGNDVLAAYAVTAKHLDDARNGEGPSMIEALTYRMGAHTSSDDPSKYRTDEELASWAERDPIRRFRVFLEEQGVGQGFFDSADEEAADLAADIRRRTLELTPPSVASMFQHVYSEPHPVTDEQRRWLEEYEASFGGDA; this is encoded by the coding sequence GTGGTTGCGACGAACGAGATCCCGCGCCCGGCGAACACCGTCCAGCTGCTGACCGCTGACGGCCGGTTCCAGCCGAGCGAGACGTCGGCCGAATACCTCCCTTACCTGGAGCGGCTCGACGAGAACGACTACCGCCGCTTCTACCGCGACATGGTTCGCGTGCGCGCTTTGGACCATGAGGCGGCGAACCTGCAGCGGCAGGGACAGCTCGGGCTCTGGGTCCCGAGCGAGGGGCAGGAAGGTGCCCAGGTCGGCTCGGCGCATGCCGCCAAGCCGCAGGACCACCTCTTCCCCTCCTACCGTGAACACGCCGTCGGGATGGTCCGGGGCATCGATCCGATCGGGATCATCGGCCTCCTCCGCGGCACGACGCACGGCGGATGGGACCCGACCGACCCGGCCGTCGGCAACTTCCACCTCTACACGCTCGTCATCGGCTCGCAGACCCTGCACGCCACCGGCTACGCGATGGGCATGAAGCTCGACGGCAAGGTCGGTACGGGCGACCCGTCGAAGGACGAGGCATCCATCGTGTACTTCGGCGATGGCGCGACCAGCCAGGGCGATGTCAACGAGGCGTACGTCTTCGCGGCCAGCTACCAGACCCCGCAGGTGTTCTTCCTGCAGAACAACCACTGGGCGATCTCCGTGCCGGTCAGCACGCAGTCGCGTACCCCGCTGTACCTCCGGTCGAGCGGGTTCGGCATCCCGGGCGTCCAGATCGACGGGAACGACGTGCTCGCGGCCTACGCCGTGACCGCCAAGCACCTCGACGACGCCAGGAACGGCGAAGGCCCCAGCATGATCGAGGCCCTCACCTACCGGATGGGCGCTCACACCTCCAGCGACGACCCGAGCAAGTACCGCACCGACGAGGAGCTGGCCTCCTGGGCCGAGCGCGATCCGATCCGCCGCTTCCGCGTCTTCCTCGAAGAGCAGGGCGTCGGGCAGGGCTTCTTCGACAGTGCGGACGAAGAGGCGGCCGACCTCGCCGCCGACATTCGCCGACGCACGCTCGAGCTGACACCGCCGTCTGTCGCGTCGATGTTCCAGCACGTCTACAGTGAGCCGCATCCCGTGACGGACGAGCAACGACGCTGGCTCGAGGAGTACGAGGCGTCGTTCGGAGGTGACGCATGA
- a CDS encoding HU family DNA-binding protein produces the protein MADNLNKTELVAAVAAASGQSQATVSSVVDAFFSTISETVAKGGKVTIPGWLAAERSETAARTGRNPQTGEEISIPAGHRVKLTAGSKLKAAVK, from the coding sequence ATGGCTGACAACCTGAACAAGACCGAGCTCGTTGCTGCCGTCGCTGCGGCGTCGGGTCAGAGCCAGGCCACCGTCTCGAGCGTCGTCGACGCGTTCTTCAGCACCATCAGCGAGACCGTCGCCAAGGGCGGCAAGGTCACCATCCCCGGCTGGCTCGCCGCCGAGCGCAGCGAGACCGCTGCCCGCACCGGCCGCAACCCGCAGACCGGCGAGGAGATCTCCATCCCGGCCGGCCACCGCGTCAAGCTGACCGCGGGCTCGAAGCTCAAGGCTGCCGTCAAGTAG
- the rpsN gene encoding 30S ribosomal protein S14 yields the protein MAKKSKIAKNEQRKVIVERYAAKRAELKKALVDPNGSDESREAARLGLQKLPRDASPIRVRNRDAVDGRPRGNLSKFGISRVRFRDMAHRGELPGITKSSW from the coding sequence ATGGCCAAGAAGTCAAAGATCGCCAAGAACGAGCAGCGCAAGGTCATCGTCGAGCGCTACGCCGCGAAGCGTGCCGAGCTGAAGAAGGCTCTCGTCGACCCGAACGGCTCCGACGAGTCGCGCGAGGCCGCACGTCTCGGCCTGCAGAAGCTGCCCCGCGACGCCTCCCCGATCCGCGTGCGCAACCGCGACGCGGTCGACGGCCGTCCGCGCGGAAACCTCAGCAAGTTCGGTATCTCGCGTGTCCGTTTCCGTGACATGGCGCACCGCGGCGAGTTGCCCGGCATCACCAAGTCGAGCTGGTAA
- a CDS encoding ATP-binding cassette domain-containing protein — MTEPLERVPVPDSRDVVLRLRDASLGFGDRTLWSGLDLDVHAGEFVAVLGPNGSGKTSLLRTILGQQHLDSGEIAFEGHPVRRGDRRIGYIPQQKLIPAGTPMRARDLVALGVNGHRWGLPLPRRSDREQVDRLIDSVGARRYADTAVGSLSGGEQQRLRVAQALAGDPALLLCDEPLLSLDLQHQRGVSELIDRRRRDHGSAVVFVTHDVNPVLGMVDRVLYLAGGGFRTGTPDEVLRSDVLTDLYGTPVDVIRSRGRIVVVGIPDAETHDHHIHTEHSEPAA; from the coding sequence GTGACCGAACCGCTCGAACGCGTGCCCGTCCCCGACTCCCGGGACGTGGTGCTCCGGCTGCGCGATGCGTCGCTCGGCTTCGGCGACCGCACCCTCTGGAGCGGTCTCGACCTCGACGTGCACGCGGGCGAGTTCGTCGCGGTGCTCGGGCCGAACGGCTCCGGCAAGACGAGTCTGCTGCGGACCATCCTCGGGCAGCAGCACCTCGACAGCGGAGAGATCGCCTTCGAGGGGCACCCGGTACGCCGGGGCGACCGACGGATCGGCTACATCCCGCAGCAGAAGCTCATCCCGGCCGGCACGCCCATGCGCGCCCGCGACCTCGTCGCCCTCGGCGTCAACGGTCACCGCTGGGGGCTGCCGCTCCCCCGCCGCTCCGACCGCGAGCAGGTCGACCGGCTCATCGACTCCGTGGGCGCCCGCCGCTACGCGGACACGGCGGTCGGTTCGCTGTCCGGCGGCGAGCAGCAGCGGCTGCGTGTGGCGCAGGCGCTCGCCGGCGACCCGGCCCTGCTGCTCTGCGACGAGCCGCTGCTCTCGCTCGACCTCCAGCACCAGCGCGGCGTGAGCGAGCTCATCGACCGCCGGCGCCGCGACCACGGAAGCGCCGTCGTCTTCGTGACCCACGACGTGAATCCGGTGCTCGGGATGGTCGACCGCGTCCTGTACCTGGCCGGCGGAGGCTTCCGCACGGGCACACCGGACGAGGTCCTGCGCAGCGACGTGCTGACCGACCTGTACGGGACGCCGGTGGATGTCATCCGCAGCCGCGGCAGGATCGTGGTCGTGGGCATCCCGGACGCCGAGACGCACGACCACCACATCCACACCGAGCACTCGGAGCCGGCGGCATGA
- a CDS encoding metal ABC transporter permease: MMHLDIWQQLFDFTDYGELLLLVKNSIFAGAILGIVGGLIGVFVMQRDMAFAVHGISELSFAGAAIALLFGVNVVAGSLAGSLVAAVLIGLLGAKARDRNSIIAVLMPFGLGLGILALALYPGRSANKFGLLTGQIVSVDDPQLGWLLIIGAIVLVALLLMWRPLTFDSLDADVAASRGVPTRFVALAFMVLLGLAVAVSVQIVGALLVLSLLVTPAAAAMRISSSPLGVPVLSVVFALVSVVGGILLALGSALPISPYVTTISFVIYVVCRIVGGRRVRRRGAATTSRRLVSQAG, encoded by the coding sequence ATGATGCACCTTGACATCTGGCAGCAGCTGTTCGACTTCACCGACTACGGCGAGTTGCTCCTGCTGGTGAAGAACTCGATCTTCGCCGGGGCGATCCTCGGCATCGTCGGCGGTCTGATCGGCGTGTTCGTGATGCAGCGCGACATGGCGTTCGCCGTGCACGGGATCAGCGAGCTGTCGTTCGCCGGAGCGGCGATCGCTTTGCTGTTCGGCGTCAACGTCGTGGCGGGGTCGCTCGCCGGATCGCTGGTCGCGGCCGTGCTGATCGGTCTCCTCGGGGCGAAAGCCCGCGACCGCAACTCGATCATCGCCGTGCTGATGCCCTTCGGCCTCGGGCTCGGCATCCTGGCGCTCGCGCTCTACCCCGGTCGCAGCGCGAACAAGTTCGGGCTGCTCACCGGGCAGATCGTCTCGGTCGACGACCCGCAGCTCGGCTGGCTGCTGATCATCGGCGCGATCGTGCTGGTCGCGCTGCTGCTGATGTGGCGGCCCCTGACCTTCGACAGTCTGGATGCGGACGTCGCCGCCTCACGCGGCGTCCCGACCCGGTTCGTCGCCCTGGCCTTCATGGTGCTGCTCGGCCTGGCCGTCGCCGTGTCCGTCCAGATCGTGGGCGCGCTGCTCGTGCTCTCGCTGCTGGTCACACCCGCCGCGGCCGCGATGCGCATCTCGTCGTCGCCGCTCGGTGTCCCGGTGCTCAGCGTGGTCTTCGCCCTGGTCTCGGTGGTCGGCGGGATCCTGCTCGCTCTGGGCAGCGCGCTCCCCATCAGCCCCTACGTGACGACGATCTCGTTCGTGATCTACGTCGTGTGCCGCATCGTGGGCGGCCGGCGCGTGCGCCGCCGTGGTGCGGCGACGACTTCTCGGCGACTCGTGAGCCAGGCGGGCTAG
- a CDS encoding cytochrome c oxidase assembly protein gives MIAALAYGGGANAPLLADPGALVRWGLPAATLVVNLSLAGTVGALVLACFAFSPDRDEYGNALDFAAGSAAVMTVASAATGLFTFVSVSNVPWSFDATFSNGLSSFITSVSLGQAWLGITLIAAAVTVLCFAVRNQTAIVFVTLLAMATVVPMAQQGHSAEAAGHDAAVTSFGLHVLFAAIWLGGLVTLIVVKQRLGNGRLVTVLERYSTVALICFVVVAASGYVNAELRVGTLAELATPYGILVLVKVAALVVLGLFGLTQRRYLIGRLKQSGEPRSFWWIVVAELAFMGIASGVAAALARTVTPVPETRAATPTPAEILTGEKLPPALTWDRLFTSWNFDLLWVLACAFGLFFYFAGVWRLRKRGDAWPIYRTVLWTLGIVLLFYITNGGVNVYEKYLFSAHMSAHMVLTMGVPLLLVPGAPITLAARAIRKRRDGSRGGREWLLLAVHSRFAGVISNPIVAAILFAGSLWVFYYTPVFRWATTDHIGHEWMIVHFLITGYLFVQSLIGIDPVKYRLPYPFRLLLLLLTMAFHAFFGLSIMQMHGLLLADWFGAMGRTWGDSPLVDQQAGGGIAWSIGEIPTVILAIVVAIQWSRSDERETKRRDRNADRTGDAELNAYNERLARMADRDRVSR, from the coding sequence ATGATCGCCGCCCTCGCGTACGGCGGAGGAGCGAACGCGCCGCTGCTGGCCGACCCGGGTGCGCTCGTGCGCTGGGGACTCCCCGCGGCGACCCTCGTGGTCAACCTCAGCCTGGCGGGCACGGTGGGCGCCCTCGTCCTGGCCTGCTTCGCGTTCAGCCCGGATCGCGACGAGTACGGCAACGCGCTCGACTTCGCGGCCGGCAGCGCCGCGGTGATGACGGTCGCATCAGCTGCGACAGGACTGTTCACCTTCGTCAGTGTCTCGAACGTGCCCTGGTCGTTCGACGCGACGTTCAGCAACGGGCTCAGCTCGTTCATCACCAGTGTTTCGCTCGGCCAGGCGTGGCTCGGGATCACCCTCATCGCCGCGGCCGTCACGGTGCTCTGCTTCGCCGTGCGCAACCAGACGGCGATCGTCTTCGTCACCCTCCTGGCCATGGCCACGGTCGTGCCCATGGCGCAGCAGGGCCACAGCGCCGAGGCGGCCGGCCACGACGCAGCGGTGACGTCGTTCGGTCTCCACGTGCTGTTCGCGGCGATCTGGCTGGGCGGCCTGGTGACGCTCATCGTGGTGAAGCAGCGGCTGGGCAACGGACGCCTCGTCACCGTCCTGGAGCGGTATTCGACCGTGGCGCTGATCTGCTTCGTCGTCGTCGCCGCCTCCGGGTACGTCAACGCCGAACTCCGCGTCGGAACCCTGGCCGAGCTGGCGACGCCGTACGGCATCCTGGTTCTGGTCAAGGTGGCAGCCCTCGTCGTGCTCGGCCTGTTCGGCCTGACGCAGCGGCGGTACCTGATCGGTCGCCTCAAGCAGTCCGGCGAGCCGCGGAGCTTCTGGTGGATCGTGGTGGCCGAGCTGGCGTTCATGGGCATCGCGTCCGGGGTCGCCGCAGCGCTCGCACGCACGGTCACGCCCGTCCCGGAGACGCGTGCGGCCACCCCGACGCCCGCCGAGATCCTCACCGGAGAGAAGCTGCCTCCCGCGCTCACCTGGGACCGGCTCTTCACCTCGTGGAACTTCGACCTGCTGTGGGTGCTGGCCTGCGCCTTCGGCCTGTTCTTCTACTTCGCCGGGGTCTGGCGGCTGCGCAAACGCGGCGACGCGTGGCCGATCTACCGCACGGTGCTGTGGACGCTGGGCATCGTCCTGCTGTTCTACATCACCAACGGCGGCGTCAACGTCTACGAGAAGTACCTGTTCTCGGCCCACATGTCGGCGCACATGGTGCTGACGATGGGCGTGCCCCTGCTGCTGGTCCCGGGTGCTCCGATCACCCTGGCGGCGCGGGCGATCCGGAAGCGTCGCGACGGTTCGCGCGGCGGCCGCGAGTGGCTGCTCCTCGCCGTGCACTCGCGCTTCGCGGGTGTGATCTCCAACCCGATCGTCGCGGCGATCCTGTTCGCCGGGTCGCTCTGGGTCTTCTACTACACGCCTGTCTTCCGGTGGGCGACGACCGACCACATCGGGCACGAGTGGATGATCGTGCACTTCCTGATCACCGGCTACCTGTTCGTGCAGTCGCTGATCGGGATCGATCCGGTCAAGTACCGGCTCCCCTACCCGTTCCGGCTGCTCCTGCTGCTGCTCACGATGGCGTTCCACGCCTTCTTCGGGCTCTCGATCATGCAGATGCACGGGCTGCTGCTGGCCGACTGGTTCGGCGCCATGGGCCGCACGTGGGGCGACTCCCCGCTGGTCGATCAGCAGGCCGGTGGCGGGATCGCGTGGAGCATCGGCGAGATCCCCACGGTCATCCTCGCCATCGTCGTGGCGATCCAGTGGAGCCGCAGCGACGAGCGTGAGACGAAGCGGCGCGACCGGAATGCGGATCGCACCGGCGACGCGGAGCTGAACGCGTACAACGAGCGGCTGGCGCGCATGGCCGACCGGGACCGCGTCTCCCGCTGA
- a CDS encoding metal ABC transporter solute-binding protein, Zn/Mn family — protein sequence MKTRSLVSALTAAAIGLTLAGCSSSSSAGSDDGTVRVVASTDVYGDIATTIGGDAVHVTSLMTDPAQDPHSFEASAQNQLAVSKADVVIENGGGYDDYMQNLVKGAKNSDVKVLNVVDLSGKKPVDGELNEHVWYDVPTVQKFADALTDALSAADPSQKAAFEKNAAAFGEKLSALEATEAQLKSAYAGEGVAITEPVPLYLLDAIGLVNKTPEKFSEAIEEENDVSPVVLKDTLQLFSGHQVKLLAYNEQTTGAETEKVLAAAKAAGIPVVPVTETLPEGKHYIEWMSGTLDAVKGALAK from the coding sequence ATGAAGACGCGTTCTCTCGTCTCCGCCCTCACCGCAGCCGCCATCGGCCTGACCCTGGCCGGCTGCTCCTCCTCGTCGTCGGCCGGCTCCGACGATGGCACCGTGCGCGTCGTCGCCAGCACCGATGTGTACGGCGACATCGCGACCACCATCGGCGGCGACGCCGTGCACGTCACCTCGCTGATGACCGACCCCGCACAGGATCCGCACTCCTTCGAGGCGAGCGCCCAGAACCAGCTCGCGGTGTCGAAGGCCGACGTCGTCATCGAGAACGGCGGGGGCTACGACGACTACATGCAGAACCTGGTGAAGGGCGCGAAGAACAGCGACGTGAAGGTCCTGAACGTCGTCGACCTCTCGGGCAAGAAGCCCGTCGACGGTGAACTCAACGAGCACGTCTGGTACGACGTCCCCACGGTGCAGAAGTTCGCCGACGCGCTCACCGACGCGCTGTCGGCGGCGGATCCGTCTCAGAAGGCCGCGTTCGAGAAGAACGCCGCGGCGTTCGGCGAGAAGCTGTCGGCCCTCGAGGCCACCGAGGCGCAGCTGAAGTCGGCCTACGCCGGCGAAGGCGTGGCCATCACCGAGCCCGTTCCGCTGTACCTGCTCGACGCCATCGGGCTGGTCAACAAGACCCCCGAGAAGTTCAGCGAGGCGATCGAGGAGGAGAACGACGTCTCCCCCGTCGTGCTGAAGGACACCCTCCAGCTGTTCAGCGGTCACCAGGTGAAGCTCCTCGCCTACAACGAGCAGACCACCGGCGCCGAGACCGAGAAGGTCCTCGCTGCGGCCAAGGCGGCCGGCATCCCGGTCGTCCCGGTCACCGAGACCCTCCCGGAGGGCAAGCACTACATCGAGTGGATGAGCGGCACCCTCGACGCCGTGAAGGGTGCGCTGGCGAAGTGA
- the rpmG gene encoding 50S ribosomal protein L33 encodes MAKQQDVRPIIKLRSTAGTGYTYVTRKNRRNDPDRLVLKKYDPVVRKHVDFREER; translated from the coding sequence ATGGCGAAGCAGCAGGACGTCCGTCCGATCATCAAGCTCCGTTCGACGGCGGGCACCGGGTACACCTACGTGACCCGCAAGAACCGCCGCAACGACCCCGACCGACTCGTGCTCAAGAAGTACGACCCCGTAGTGCGCAAGCACGTCGACTTCCGAGAGGAGCGCTAA
- a CDS encoding dihydrolipoamide acetyltransferase family protein: protein MSESQFLLPDVGEGLTEAEIVSWKVTPGEQVAVNQVIVEIETAKSLVELPSPFEGTVGELLVSEGQTVEVGTPIFTVTAGGEPAEAPVREPEPAEEVAADTAASVSHEEEPKAGAVLVGYGSAGHGSSRRRRVTHPGTASLPVTFSGSVAQQAAPATPAAPAPSAPAAQAAQANPAPAPAAPAPHAAPAAHTAPTPHTGGPVIAKPPVRKLAKDLGVDITVVTPTGPVGDVTRDDVLREASQVTVFRNVQTPEWPDDREERIPVKGVRKAIATAMTSSAFSAPHVSLFVDVDATRTMEFVKRLKNSTDFAGIKVSPLLIMAKAIIWAVRRNPTVNSAWTDEEIIVRHYVNLGIAAATPRGLIVPNIKEAQGMTLLELARALEQLTLTARDGKTPPADMSGGTITITNIGVFGMDTGTPILNPGEVGIVALGTIKQKPWVVDGEVRPRFVTTLGASFDHRVVDGDVASRFLADVASIIEEPALLLD from the coding sequence ATGAGCGAGTCCCAGTTCCTCCTGCCCGATGTGGGCGAGGGCCTGACCGAGGCGGAGATCGTCTCGTGGAAGGTGACCCCGGGCGAGCAGGTCGCGGTCAACCAGGTGATCGTCGAGATCGAGACCGCGAAATCGCTCGTCGAGCTGCCGTCGCCGTTCGAGGGAACGGTCGGCGAACTCCTCGTCTCCGAAGGCCAGACCGTCGAGGTCGGCACCCCGATCTTCACGGTGACGGCCGGTGGGGAGCCCGCCGAGGCTCCCGTCCGTGAGCCCGAGCCCGCCGAGGAGGTCGCGGCCGACACCGCCGCGAGCGTCTCGCACGAGGAGGAGCCGAAGGCCGGCGCCGTGCTCGTCGGCTACGGCTCCGCCGGTCACGGATCGAGCCGTCGCCGGCGGGTCACGCACCCGGGCACGGCATCCCTGCCCGTCACCTTCTCCGGATCCGTCGCACAGCAGGCGGCGCCTGCGACTCCCGCCGCTCCCGCTCCGTCCGCTCCCGCTGCGCAGGCCGCACAGGCGAACCCGGCCCCGGCTCCTGCCGCGCCTGCTCCTCACGCAGCACCCGCGGCGCACACCGCTCCGACGCCGCACACCGGCGGCCCGGTGATCGCCAAGCCGCCCGTGCGCAAGCTCGCCAAGGACCTGGGCGTCGACATCACCGTCGTCACCCCGACCGGTCCGGTCGGCGACGTCACCCGCGACGACGTGCTGCGCGAAGCCTCGCAGGTGACGGTGTTCCGCAATGTCCAGACGCCGGAGTGGCCGGACGACCGCGAGGAGCGCATCCCCGTCAAGGGCGTCCGCAAGGCGATCGCCACCGCGATGACGTCGAGTGCGTTCAGCGCTCCGCACGTCAGCCTCTTCGTCGACGTGGACGCCACCCGCACCATGGAGTTCGTCAAGCGCCTCAAGAACTCGACCGACTTCGCGGGCATCAAGGTGTCCCCACTGCTGATCATGGCGAAGGCGATCATCTGGGCGGTCCGCCGCAACCCCACCGTCAACTCGGCATGGACGGACGAGGAGATCATCGTCCGCCATTACGTGAACCTCGGGATCGCCGCAGCGACCCCTCGCGGCCTCATCGTGCCGAACATCAAGGAGGCGCAGGGCATGACACTGCTCGAGCTGGCGCGAGCCCTCGAGCAGCTGACCCTCACGGCGCGCGACGGCAAGACGCCGCCGGCCGACATGAGCGGCGGCACGATCACCATCACGAACATCGGTGTGTTCGGGATGGATACCGGTACGCCCATCCTGAACCCGGGCGAGGTCGGCATCGTGGCGCTCGGCACGATCAAGCAGAAGCCCTGGGTGGTCGACGGCGAGGTTCGTCCGCGTTTCGTCACCACGCTGGGCGCGTCGTTCGACCACCGCGTCGTCGACGGGGACGTGGCGTCGCGCTTCCTGGCGGATGTCGCGTCGATCATCGAAGAGCCCGCGCTGCTCCTCGACTGA
- a CDS encoding Fur family transcriptional regulator has protein sequence MVKRNTWQREAVREALTSTEGFISAQGLHLSLHEAGSPIGLATVYRALADLAAEGDADSLQSPEGESLYRACTTGHHHHLICRNCGLTVEIEADAVEQWARQAAAAHGFTQAQHVVDVFGLCAACTAKSDLAGTASMP, from the coding sequence ATGGTGAAGCGGAACACCTGGCAGCGGGAGGCCGTCCGTGAGGCTCTGACCTCGACGGAGGGCTTCATCAGCGCGCAGGGGCTGCACCTGAGCCTGCACGAGGCGGGCTCCCCGATCGGCCTGGCCACCGTGTATCGCGCGCTCGCCGACCTCGCGGCTGAAGGAGACGCCGACTCGCTCCAGTCGCCCGAGGGCGAGAGCCTGTACCGCGCCTGCACCACCGGCCACCATCACCACCTGATCTGCCGCAACTGCGGGCTGACGGTGGAGATCGAGGCGGATGCGGTCGAGCAGTGGGCGCGGCAGGCCGCCGCGGCCCATGGATTCACGCAGGCGCAGCACGTCGTCGACGTCTTCGGACTGTGCGCCGCGTGCACGGCCAAGAGCGATTTGGCCGGTACCGCATCCATGCCGTAG
- the rpmB gene encoding 50S ribosomal protein L28: MAAVCQVTGAVPGFGHNISHSHRRTKRRFDPNIQKKTYYVPSLRRNVTLTLSAKGIKVIDARGIESVVKDLLARGEKI, encoded by the coding sequence ATGGCAGCAGTGTGCCAGGTGACTGGAGCCGTTCCCGGCTTCGGTCACAACATCTCGCACTCGCACCGTCGCACGAAGCGCCGGTTCGACCCGAACATCCAGAAGAAGACGTACTACGTGCCGTCGCTTCGCCGTAACGTCACCCTGACCCTGAGCGCCAAGGGCATCAAGGTCATCGACGCCCGTGGCATCGAGTCCGTGGTCAAGGACCTCCTGGCCCGTGGGGAGAAGATCTAA